In Electrophorus electricus isolate fEleEle1 chromosome 6, fEleEle1.pri, whole genome shotgun sequence, a single genomic region encodes these proteins:
- the gjd1a gene encoding gap junction protein delta 1a has translation MGEWTILERLLEAAVQQHSTMIGRILLTVVVIFRILIVGIVGEKVYEDEQVMFICNTLQPGCNQACYDKAFPISHIRYWVFQIILVCTPSLCFITYSVHQSAKQKDRQYTLMHGPYIDHGHGANRKLRNLNGILVHTDGKDEHECLETKEIPSVPRGLGQPKGTKMRRQEGISRFYVIQVVFRNALEIGFLAGQYFLYGFNVPAMFECDRYPCVKEVECYVSRPTEKTVFLVFMFAVSGICVVLNLAELNHLGWRKIKAAIRGVQARRKSICEIRKKDLSHLSSLPNLGRTQSSESAYV, from the coding sequence GATCCTGTTGACTGTCGTGGTCATCTTCCGGATCCTCATTGTGGGCATTGTGGGTGAGAAGGTGTATGAAGACGAGCAGGTGATGTTCATATGTAACACCCTGCAGCCGGGCTGCAACCAGGCCTGCTACGACAAGGCCTTCCCCATTTCGCACATCCGCTACTGGGTCTTCCAGATCATCCTGGTGTGCACACCCAGCCTGTGCTTCATCACCTACTCTGTGCACCAGTCCGCCAAGCAGAAGGATCGGCAGTACACCCTCATGCACGGGCCCTACATCGACCACGGCCACGGCGCCAACCGGAAGCTCCGCAACCTCAACGGTATCCTGGTGCACACTGACGGCAAGGACGAACACGAGTGCCTGGAGACCAAGGAGATCCCGAGCGTCCCACGTGGCCTGGGGCAGCCCAAGGGCACCAAGATGCGGCGGCAGGAAGGAATCTCACGCTTCTACGTCATCCAGGTGGTGTTTCGAAACGCGCTGGAGATTGGCTTCCTGGCCGGCCAGTACTTCCTCTATGGCTTCAACGTCCCGGCCATGTTCGAGTGTGACCGCTACCCGTGCGTGAAGGAGGTGGAGTGCTACGTGTCGCGGCCCACAGAGAAGACCGTCTTCCTGGTGTTCATGTTCGCCGTGAGCGGCATCTGCGTGGTGCTCAACCTGGCCGAGCTCAACCACCTGGGCTGGAGGAAGATTAAAGCGGCCATCCGTGGCGTGCAGGCGCGGAGGAAGTCCATCTGCGAGATCCGCAAGAAGGACCTCTCACATCTGTCCTCCCTGCCCAACCTGGGCCGCACGCAGTCCAGCGAGTCAGCCTACGTCTGA
- the nfkbib gene encoding NF-kappa-B inhibitor beta: MEWVHRQLTQDYQSDSRNQSVRSGPSYGLDKQVPSEMLVEDWCDSGLDSLSGVALGIDVPYSAQNTTEQTWTCVRSVVGSPPLNAPDSRTTDCGLVCGGERLDSAIGDSITEETVGSLSDGIGTMLLSGPVDTDTEDSSQTATEKAAVLEDDRLRREELLNALNFVSEDGDTALQLALIHEQWDFAQYLLDAVTLDPAWTPYLDIQNDLGQTALHLAVIVGRSAFVAALLRAGAGVELQERGGHTPLHLAVRELRMDCVRELTSCPRTPPQHLTITNYAGVSALHLAVQRGRCDIISMLLEAGADINQRDQGSGRSPLHWAVEAQSCAVVELLLRAGAIVDQRTYAGHTPLGCALYRPNKELQTLLRAAGASTAQEDEDEDDDDDGDEEEEEELESEEDEFDDVIINGQRVM, from the exons ATGGAGTGGGTGCATCGACAGTTGACGCAAGACTACCAGAGTGATTCCCGAAACCAGAGTGTACGATCTGGACCGAGCTATGGGTTAGACAAACAGGTACCCTCAGAAATGCTCGTCGAGGACTGGTGCGACAGCGGACTGGACTCCTTGAGCGGAGTCGCTCTCGGAATCGACGTCCCCTATTCCGCTCAAAACACAACCGAGCAGACATGGACTTGTGTGCGGTCGGTGGTTGGCAGCCCCCCGCTGAATGCACCCGACAGCCGGACTACAGACTGTGGCTTAGTCTGCGGCGGCGAAAGGCTGGACTCCGCGATCGGGGACTCCATCACCGAGGAGACCGTAGGGTCTCTGTCGGACGGGATCGGAACCATGTTGTTGAGCGGCCCGGTGGACACGGATACCGAGGACAGCAGTCAGACTGCGACCGAGAAAGCAGCCGTGCTGGAGGACGATCGGCTGCGGAGAGAGGAACTCCTCAACGCTCTCAACTTTGTATCGGAGGACGGTGACAC GGCGCTGCAGTTGGCACTGATCCATGAGCAGTGGGATTTTGCACAGTACCTGCTGGATGCTGTGACCCTTGACCCTGCATGGACGCCTTACCTGGACATCCAGAATGATCTGGGACAG acgGCCCTGCATCTTGCTGTGATAGTGGGTCGCAGTGCGTTTGTGGCTGCCCTGCTGAGGGCAGGTGCTGGGGTGGAGCTCCAGGAGAGAGGAGGCCACACCCCTCTGCACCTGGCAGTGCGAGAACTGCGTATGGACTGCGTGAGAGAGCTCACGTCCTGCCCCCGCACCCCTCCGCAACACCTGACCATCACCAACTatgcag gAGTGAGCGCCCTCCACTTGGCTGttcagagagggagatgtgACATCATCAGCATGTTGCTCGAGGCGGGTGCAGACATCAACCAGAGA GATCAGGGTTCTGGGCGTAGTCCGCTGCACTGGGCCGTGGAGGCTCAGAGCTGCGCTGTGGTGGAGCTGCTGCTCCGGGCAGGAGCCATCGTAGACCAGCGCACTTACGCCGGCCACACACCACTTGGCTGCGCCCTCTACAGGCCCAACAAAGAGCTGCAGACACTGCTCCGAGCTGCTGGTGCCTCCACTGCAcaggaggatgaagatgaggatgatgatgacgatggtgatgaggaggaggaggaggagctagaGAGTGAAGAG GATGAatttgatgatgtcatcatcaATGGACAGCGTGTGATGTAA
- the ftr84 gene encoding tripartite motif-containing protein 16, producing the protein MTDSFVCSLCAEGPRDPVSIPCGDTFCLECIKMYWDQSDPTGIYSCPQCRATFTPRPVLRRNVPNVGSRDPLMSSPDLAPFPYLKRGSLCDFCTGRRNQAVKSCLVCLAYYCEVHVKPHYESATFKRHKLVDETGHLDRKICPQHEKGLELFCRSDQMCVCVLCTVREHRGHNTVSAEEERADKQKVLVVTHSEVQRIIQERMKELQDLRHNIEVLKGNAHRAQAASDKIFSEMLQSVERWHAEMCQLIQANLQAALAQAQSYVERLDQEIMELQRRDVELRQILDTEDNIHFLQNFLALSVAPEPMVPKVLINPEFSFSEVTKTATNMKEHLDDICKKETGNVSKKVSDTPVYVLIPRTGGRFKVPTRTDLQEPKTRADFLRYSVRLTFDPNTAYKELVLSDRNRRVTRKRSAQFYSEHPERFDGFCQILCAEPLSGFRHYWEVEWSGEFSIGVAYKSISRKGKNSHSLLGYNDRSWSLLCSDSGYSAWHNKLNKDLPGTARATRLGVYLDYAGNSVAFYAISESMELIHRFQAKFSEPLYAGFGVGASVSLCSLENPQLCH; encoded by the exons ATGACCGACTCTTTTGTATGTTCCCTGTGTGCAGAGGGACCCCGGGACCCCGTCAGCATTCCCTGCGGAGACACCTTCTGCCTGGAGTGCATCAAGATGTACTGGGACCAGTCTGACCCCACAGGCATCTACAGCTGCCCGCAGTGCCGTGCGACCTTCACCCCTCGGCCGGTGCTGCGTCGCAATGTGCCTAACGTGGGCTCGCGTGACCCATTGATGTCGTCGCCTGACCTGGCACCCTTCCCCTACCTCAAGCGCGGCTCACTGTGCGACTTCTGCACGGGCCGTCGAAACCAGGCGGTCAAGTCGTGCCTGGTGTGCCTGGCATACTACTGCGAGGTGCACGTGAAGCCGCACTACGAGTCGGCCACGTTCAAGCGGCACAAGCTGGTGGACGAGACGGGTCACCTCGACCGCAAGATTTGCCCGCAGCATGAAAAGGGCCTGGAGCTGTTCTGCCGCTCGgaccagatgtgtgtgtgtgtgctgtgcacgGTCCGCGAGCACCGCGGACACAACACGGTCAGCGCCGAGGAGGAGCGCGCTGACAAACAG AAAGTGTTGGTGGTGACCCATTCAGAAGTTCAACGCATTATCCAGGAGCGCATGAAGGAACTCCAGGACCTCAGGCACAATATAGAGGTGCTCAAG GGTAATGCTCATCGGGCCCAAGCAGCCAGTGATAAGATCTTCAGTGAGATGCTGCAGTCTGTGGAACGCTGGCATGCTGAGATGTGCCAGCTTATCCAGGCCAACCTGCAGGCAGCCCTAGCTCAG GCGCAGAGCTATGTTGAAAGGCTGGATCAGGAGATCATGGAGCTCCAGAGGCGAGATGTAGAGTTACGGCAGATCCTCGACACCGAGGACAACATACACTTCCTACAG AACTTCCTGGCATTGTCAGTGGCCCCAGAACCCATGGTGCCCAAGGTCCTGATCAACCCAGAGTTCTCCTTCAGTGAGGTCACCAAAACAGCAACCAACATGAAGGAACACCTGGACGACATCTGCAAGAAGGAGACAGGCAACGTGTCCAAAAAAG TGAGTGACACGCCGGTGTATGTGTTAATTCCCAGGACTGGAGGTCGTTTTAAAG TGCCTACAAGAACAGACCTCCAGGAGCCCAAAACCAGAGCAGACTTCCTCAGAT ATTCAGTTAGACTCACCTTTGACCCCAACACGGCCTACAAAGAGCTCGTCCTGTCAGACAGGAACCGCAGGGTCACCAGGAAGCGTTCGGCACAGTTCTATTCGGAGCATCCAGAGCGCTTCGACGGCTTCTGCCAGATCCTATGCGCGGAGCCGCTGAGCGGATTCCGACACTACTGGGAAGTGGAGTGGAGCGGGGAATTTTCCATCGGAGTCGCCTACAAGAGCATCAGCCGCAAAGGCAAGAATTCCCACAGCCTCCTCGGATACAACGACCGCTCCTGGAGCCTGCTGTGCTCCGATTCCGGATATTCTGCCTGGCACAACAAGCTGAACAAGGACCTTCCGGGAACGGCAAGGGCCACACGGCTTGGCGTGTACCTAGACTATGCCGGGAATTCCGTGGCCTTCTATGCCATCTCAGAGAGCATGGAACTTATACACAGGTTCCAAGCTAAGTTTTCTGAGCCGCTCTATGCTGGATTTGGTGTTGGAGCCTCTGTATCTCTATGTTCCCTGGAGAACCCCCAGCTATGCCATTAA